Proteins encoded within one genomic window of Triticum aestivum cultivar Chinese Spring chromosome 2D, IWGSC CS RefSeq v2.1, whole genome shotgun sequence:
- the LOC123053131 gene encoding uncharacterized protein, with product MKTKASTFFKQMLSTIVAVVKAKSTAVRAKTSTLKTRLLVLGVLRNRKLLVSAINHKIHAIMGQDDHARKEEAAQEDDGGKKAIVLYTSPSYVTERDVEAAAEEEEEESDDEYLTHSLFREEDDDDDELVNAPGSVIDVVRDAKEKEAEGAEFRLEDEIDHVADVFIRRIHKQLKLQKLESFKRFCEMMERSA from the coding sequence ATGAAGACCAAGGCTTCGACATTCTTCAAGCAGATGCTGTCCACCATCGtggccgtggtcaaggccaagtcCACGGCGGTGCGCGCCAAGACGAGCACCCTCAAGACGCGCCTCCTCGTCCTCGGCGTCCTCCGCAACAGGAAGCTCCTCGTCAGCGCCATCAACCACAAGATCCACGCCATCATGGGCCAGGACGACCACGCGCGCAAGGAGGAGGCAGCCCAGGAAGACGACGGAGGCAAGAAGGCCATCGTGCTCTACACGTCGCCCAGCTACGTGACGGAGCGCGACGTGGAGGCcgccgccgaggaggaggaggaggagagcgacgacGAGTACCTGACGCACTCGCTGTTccgcgaggaagacgacgatgacgacgagctGGTGAACGCGCCGGGGTCGGTGATTGACGTGGTGCGCGACGCcaaggagaaggaggcggaggggGCTGAGTTCCGGCTGGAGGACGAGATCGACCATGTCGCCGACGTCTTCATCCGCCGGATCCACAAGCAGCTCAAGCTGCAGAAGCTCGAGTCGTTCAAGAGGTTCtgcgagatgatggagaggagcgCTTGA